A window from Felis catus isolate Fca126 chromosome B1, F.catus_Fca126_mat1.0, whole genome shotgun sequence encodes these proteins:
- the EREG gene encoding proepiregulin, translating to MEARRAGRVPALLLCLGCHLLQAVFGTTVIPSCIPGESEDNCTALVQTEDNPRVAQVSITKCGSDMNGFCLHGQCIYLVDMSENYCRCEVGYTGVRCEHFFLTVQQPLSKEYVALTVILVFLFLVIVAGSIYYFCRWYRNQKSKEPKKEYERVTSGDPALPQV from the exons GTTGCCATCTTCTCCAAGCAGTTTTCGGCACCACCGTGATTCCTTCATGCATCCCAGGAGAATCCGAAGATAACTGTACAGCTTTAG TTCAGACAGAAGACAATCCACGTGTGGCTCAAGTGTCAATAACAAAGTGTGGCTCTGACATGAATGGCTTCTGTTTGCATGGACAGTGCATCTACCTGGTGGACATGAGTGAAAATTATTGCAG GTGTGAAGTGGGTTACACTGGGGTCCGCTGCGAGCACTTCTTTTTAACCGTCCAACAGCCCTTGAGCAAAGAATATGTCGCTTTGACTGTGATTCTCGTTTTCTTGTTTCTCGTCATCGTTGCCGGTTCCATATACTACTTCTGCAGATG GTACAGAAATCAAAAGAGTAAAGAACCAAAGAAGGAATACGAAAGGGTGACGTCAGGGGATCCGGCACTGCCACAAGTCTGA